A single genomic interval of bacterium harbors:
- the murD gene encoding UDP-N-acetylmuramoyl-L-alanine--D-glutamate ligase gives MAIRQMRPWELKGMRILVVGAARTGRAVARFLSGRGAIVRLVDMAEESSFPGLRQELEPLGIGLEFGPHKEESFHWAQGIVVSPGVPLDMGLLKDALKRGCPVVGELELASWYLKAPMVAVTGTNGKTTTTTLVGMILETWGKKVFVGGNIGNPLIQVLNSGLDPEVAVVEVSSFQLEATELFRPKVAALLNLTEDHLDRHPTMEDYRRAKSRIFAMQGKGDVAVVNLDDPEALRALPPDPPMEVWGFSLDGKRGTARLKEGQMELVLGADRHVLALQNRSLGGPHGAQNSMAAALCAWAMGCPLWAISRTLEEFKGLEHRMEKVAELEGISFVNDSKATNVGAAIPGILAPEGKVVWIGGGKYKGIDFKPLGEPLKNKARAVVLLGESAERIRNSLPKTIPVHMVKDMEEAVKLAFSLARPGDTVLLSPACSSFDQYKNYEERGRHFKEVVLRLEKKTRAL, from the coding sequence TTGGCCATAAGGCAGATGAGACCTTGGGAATTGAAAGGAATGAGGATCCTGGTGGTGGGGGCAGCCCGAACAGGCAGGGCTGTGGCTCGTTTTCTTAGTGGCCGAGGAGCCATTGTGCGGTTGGTGGACATGGCAGAGGAGAGCAGTTTTCCGGGCTTGCGCCAGGAGCTGGAGCCATTAGGGATAGGCCTGGAGTTCGGGCCACATAAGGAGGAGAGCTTCCATTGGGCCCAGGGCATAGTGGTGAGCCCCGGCGTGCCCCTTGACATGGGGCTTCTCAAAGATGCCCTCAAGAGGGGTTGTCCGGTGGTGGGGGAGCTGGAGCTGGCCTCCTGGTATCTCAAGGCGCCCATGGTGGCTGTCACAGGGACCAATGGAAAAACCACCACAACTACCTTGGTGGGCATGATCCTGGAAACCTGGGGGAAAAAAGTTTTTGTAGGGGGTAACATAGGCAACCCCTTGATCCAGGTCCTGAATTCAGGACTTGACCCAGAGGTGGCAGTGGTGGAGGTCAGCAGCTTTCAACTGGAAGCAACAGAGCTTTTCAGACCCAAGGTGGCAGCTCTTCTGAACTTGACCGAAGACCACCTGGACCGGCATCCCACCATGGAAGACTATCGAAGGGCCAAGTCAAGGATATTCGCCATGCAAGGCAAAGGAGACGTGGCCGTGGTAAACCTGGACGACCCAGAGGCCCTCAGGGCTCTTCCTCCAGATCCACCCATGGAGGTATGGGGTTTCAGCCTGGATGGAAAAAGAGGTACGGCAAGGCTCAAAGAAGGCCAGATGGAGCTGGTTCTGGGAGCAGACAGACATGTGCTTGCCTTGCAAAACAGATCTCTTGGCGGACCACATGGGGCACAAAACAGCATGGCCGCAGCGCTTTGCGCTTGGGCCATGGGTTGTCCGTTGTGGGCCATTTCCAGGACTCTGGAGGAATTCAAGGGCTTGGAGCATCGCATGGAGAAGGTGGCCGAGTTGGAAGGGATAAGCTTTGTGAATGACTCCAAAGCCACCAATGTGGGGGCAGCCATACCGGGTATTTTGGCCCCAGAGGGCAAAGTGGTCTGGATAGGAGGGGGAAAATACAAGGGAATAGACTTCAAGCCGCTGGGGGAACCCCTGAAGAACAAAGCCCGGGCCGTCGTGTTGTTGGGGGAGTCTGCCGAGAGAATTCGCAACTCCCTTCCCAAGACCATACCCGTGCACATGGTCAAGGATATGGAGGAGGCTGTGAAGCTGGCTTTTTCACTGGCCAGGCCTGGGGACACGGTATTGCTGTCTCCTGCCTGTTCCAGTTTCGATCAATACAAGAACTATGAGGAGAGGGGGCGCCACTTCAAAGAAGTGGTCCTGCGCCTGGAGAAGAAAACCAGGGCGCTCTGA
- the mraY gene encoding phospho-N-acetylmuramoyl-pentapeptide-transferase: MLYHLLYSLVDYNTFFNVFRYITFRTIYAIVTALLICWLVGPWAIDKLRRLSIGQSIRPDGPATHLSKEGTPTMGGLLILLSAVTATLLWADLTNVYIWLVLWTTLGFGAVGFLDDLRVVRKRSHKGLSGKLRLVLEFLIAGVTGLVLAHYPAFSTKLSVPFFKEIQPDLGAFYIPFALFVIVGAANAVNLTDGLDGLAIGPVTIAAGTYLLFSYLSGNIKTAQYLQIPYVAGVGELSVLCGALVGAGMGFLWFNAYPAEVFMGDVGSLSLGAALGAVAVVTKHEILLAIVGGIFVVEALSVILQVSSFKLRRKRIFRMAPIHHHFEMKGWAEPKIIVRFWILSIFLGLLAISTLKLR, translated from the coding sequence ATGCTCTATCATCTTCTTTACTCTCTAGTGGACTACAACACGTTTTTCAACGTGTTCAGATACATAACTTTCAGGACCATCTACGCCATTGTTACAGCCCTGCTCATTTGCTGGCTGGTAGGGCCATGGGCAATAGATAAGCTCAGGAGGCTCTCCATCGGGCAGTCAATTCGGCCTGACGGACCGGCCACCCACCTGAGCAAGGAAGGTACCCCCACCATGGGGGGGCTGCTCATTCTCTTGTCGGCCGTGACAGCCACACTGTTGTGGGCTGATCTCACAAACGTGTACATCTGGTTGGTTCTTTGGACCACCTTGGGATTTGGAGCAGTAGGCTTCCTGGATGACCTCAGGGTGGTCAGAAAGAGAAGCCACAAGGGCCTAAGCGGGAAGCTGAGACTGGTCCTGGAATTTCTCATCGCAGGAGTCACGGGTCTGGTTCTGGCTCACTATCCTGCTTTCTCTACCAAGCTGAGCGTGCCTTTCTTCAAGGAGATCCAGCCTGACCTGGGAGCCTTTTACATACCTTTCGCCCTTTTTGTGATAGTGGGAGCCGCCAATGCCGTGAACCTCACAGATGGGCTGGACGGGCTTGCCATAGGCCCTGTGACCATAGCAGCGGGGACCTATCTACTTTTTTCTTATCTCAGTGGCAACATCAAGACAGCCCAGTACCTTCAAATCCCTTATGTGGCTGGTGTGGGGGAACTATCTGTCTTGTGCGGTGCCCTGGTGGGGGCGGGGATGGGTTTCCTTTGGTTCAACGCCTACCCAGCCGAGGTGTTCATGGGGGATGTGGGATCCCTGTCCCTGGGAGCTGCCCTGGGGGCTGTGGCCGTGGTTACCAAGCATGAGATTCTGCTGGCCATCGTGGGGGGCATATTCGTTGTGGAAGCCCTCTCGGTGATCCTTCAGGTCTCCTCCTTCAAGCTGAGAAGAAAGCGCATATTTCGTATGGCCCCCATTCACCATCACTTTGAGATGAAGGGCTGGGCAGAACCCAAGATCATAGTAAGATTCTGGATTCTTTCCATTTTTCTTGGGTTGCTGGCCATAAGCACCCTGAAGTTGAGGTAA
- the murF gene encoding UDP-N-acetylmuramoyl-tripeptide--D-alanyl-D-alanine ligase, whose protein sequence is MSIAPHEFLNLGEILEATGGTLLAGDPAMRPLGISTDTRTLLPGELFVALKGERFDGHDFALSAMAKGACGVLMEKGRLRELIHRPQASRCALVEVQDTLFALGEIARTWRQLHGAPVVGITGSNGKTTTKEMLASILERSRTVLKNKGNLNNRIGLPLTLLGLRRHHRAVVLEMGMNEPGEIARLCQIARPQLGLITQVAPAHLEGLGSLEGVAREKGELFHALGTDGTALVNLDDSWIVRLARGCQAHKVSFGFAPGATVRAVDVRPFRDSGAELSLELAGESCNLHLKTPGMPMVRAALAASAAAWVLGAALDEIKDALEGFSAFEGRLKVMNLSRGGVLIDDTYNANPVSMAAALELLCKGGSGRTVAVLGDMRELGAAAPCAHRELGETAARLGVKVLLAVGKWAAWVAQGAHDAAGDGQMHILMASNCEEAWEILRDVMLPGDRILVKGSRAAAMEKVVEALKGFLSEAD, encoded by the coding sequence ATGAGTATTGCACCACACGAGTTTCTAAACCTGGGGGAGATTCTGGAGGCCACGGGAGGCACCCTCTTGGCCGGAGACCCTGCCATGAGACCTCTTGGGATCTCCACGGATACCCGCACTCTGCTGCCTGGGGAACTTTTTGTGGCCCTCAAGGGAGAGCGTTTTGACGGACATGATTTTGCGCTTTCAGCAATGGCCAAGGGAGCCTGCGGGGTCCTCATGGAAAAAGGGCGGCTAAGAGAACTGATACACAGGCCCCAGGCCTCGAGATGTGCCTTGGTGGAGGTGCAGGACACCCTTTTTGCCCTGGGGGAGATCGCCAGGACTTGGAGGCAGCTCCACGGAGCTCCTGTGGTGGGAATAACAGGAAGCAATGGAAAGACAACCACCAAGGAGATGTTGGCCTCCATATTGGAGCGAAGCCGCACTGTACTGAAGAACAAGGGGAATCTGAACAATCGCATAGGATTGCCTTTGACACTCTTGGGGCTCAGGCGGCATCACAGGGCGGTGGTGTTGGAGATGGGCATGAATGAGCCTGGAGAAATAGCAAGGCTCTGTCAGATAGCCCGTCCCCAACTGGGTCTGATAACCCAGGTGGCCCCTGCTCACTTGGAAGGCCTGGGCTCCCTTGAAGGTGTGGCCAGGGAAAAGGGGGAGCTGTTCCATGCCTTGGGCACTGATGGTACGGCACTGGTGAACCTGGATGACTCCTGGATCGTACGGCTTGCCAGGGGCTGTCAAGCCCACAAGGTGAGCTTTGGCTTTGCACCAGGGGCCACGGTAAGGGCAGTGGATGTGAGGCCTTTTCGGGACTCAGGAGCTGAATTGAGCCTAGAGCTGGCAGGAGAGTCCTGCAATTTGCATTTGAAGACCCCTGGGATGCCCATGGTAAGGGCCGCCCTGGCCGCTTCTGCTGCTGCATGGGTCCTGGGAGCGGCCCTGGATGAGATCAAGGATGCCCTGGAAGGTTTTTCGGCCTTTGAAGGAAGGCTCAAGGTCATGAACCTGTCCCGGGGGGGTGTTCTCATAGACGACACCTATAATGCCAACCCGGTTTCCATGGCTGCGGCCCTGGAGCTTCTTTGCAAGGGAGGCTCAGGCAGAACCGTTGCAGTGCTGGGAGATATGCGCGAGCTTGGAGCAGCGGCGCCCTGTGCACACAGGGAGCTCGGGGAGACAGCTGCCCGCCTGGGCGTAAAGGTGCTCTTGGCTGTGGGGAAATGGGCTGCCTGGGTCGCTCAGGGGGCCCATGATGCAGCCGGGGATGGACAGATGCACATTTTAATGGCCAGCAATTGTGAGGAAGCTTGGGAGATCCTGCGGGATGTGATGCTCCCTGGGGACAGAATCCTGGTAAAAGGATCCAGGGCTGCTGCCATGGAGAAAGTAGTGGAGGCCCTCAAGGGCTTCTTGTCAGAGGCTGACTGA
- a CDS encoding UDP-N-acetylmuramoyl-L-alanyl-D-glutamate--2,6-diaminopimelate ligase yields the protein MRLRELATLPEILEVRGDLDVEVKGLASHSGRVQPGDLFVAVPGTAQDGHDYLQEAAQRGAVAAVVERFQDPVCKTLTQLRVADSRRAMAHLAARFYGEPANHLKLIGITGTNGKTTTAHVLEAILEAAGHQVGVLGTIAYRWGGHVLPASNTTPDSIELQRLLAQMSRQGISHVVMEVTSHALEQKRVLGCRFQVGIFTNLTRDHLDYHGSMEAYLEAKTTLFKEHLKSESQGGWAFLNLHDPASPVISQVCSSRVIWYGLGSEGDVKALEWKGGRDGSRILLDFPEGRISLESPLIGEPNVLNVVAACGCAWALGVEPEKWREGIRRLKPVPGRMERIDGPDLPSGFTVLVDYAHTPDALDRALATARKLASAKLIVVFGCGGDRDRGKRPMMAQAAARHCDLAVVTSDNPRNEEPMAIIQEIVKGFQGTRLSRIDAHQSIDVPAYTILEDRQEAIRWAVGHACPGDVVLIAGKGHENYQILGNKRIPFDDREVARRALLEKGP from the coding sequence GTGAGGCTGCGCGAACTGGCCACGTTGCCGGAGATCCTCGAGGTGCGAGGGGATCTGGATGTGGAGGTAAAGGGACTGGCTTCCCATTCGGGCAGGGTCCAGCCAGGTGACCTTTTTGTTGCAGTGCCCGGCACAGCCCAAGACGGTCATGATTACCTGCAAGAGGCCGCCCAAAGAGGAGCGGTGGCTGCGGTAGTGGAAAGATTTCAAGACCCCGTGTGCAAGACGCTTACACAGTTGCGAGTTGCAGACAGCAGGAGGGCCATGGCTCATCTGGCAGCCCGTTTTTACGGTGAGCCTGCAAATCACCTCAAGCTCATAGGTATCACCGGCACCAATGGCAAGACAACAACCGCCCACGTCTTGGAAGCTATTCTGGAGGCGGCGGGGCACCAGGTGGGTGTCTTGGGCACCATCGCCTATAGATGGGGCGGCCATGTTCTGCCAGCTTCCAACACCACCCCCGACTCCATTGAGTTGCAAAGACTCCTGGCCCAGATGAGCAGGCAGGGAATTTCCCACGTGGTCATGGAGGTCACAAGCCATGCCCTGGAACAGAAAAGGGTGCTGGGTTGCAGATTCCAGGTGGGGATCTTCACAAATCTTACCAGGGATCATCTGGACTACCATGGAAGCATGGAGGCCTACCTGGAGGCCAAGACCACCCTTTTCAAGGAGCACCTAAAGAGTGAATCCCAAGGGGGATGGGCCTTCTTAAACCTGCATGATCCAGCCTCGCCTGTGATCTCACAGGTGTGTTCCTCCAGGGTCATTTGGTACGGGCTGGGAAGTGAAGGGGATGTGAAGGCCCTGGAATGGAAAGGGGGTAGGGATGGCAGTCGGATACTCCTGGATTTCCCCGAAGGCAGGATCTCTCTGGAGAGCCCTTTGATTGGGGAGCCCAACGTGCTCAACGTGGTGGCCGCCTGCGGATGTGCGTGGGCCCTGGGAGTGGAACCTGAGAAATGGCGAGAAGGGATACGAAGGCTCAAGCCTGTACCTGGCCGGATGGAGCGGATTGATGGACCCGACTTGCCTTCTGGATTCACTGTGCTTGTGGACTATGCACACACCCCCGATGCCCTGGACAGAGCACTGGCCACTGCCAGAAAACTGGCCTCCGCAAAGCTGATAGTGGTCTTCGGGTGCGGCGGTGACAGGGATCGTGGAAAGCGCCCCATGATGGCACAGGCTGCTGCGCGTCATTGCGATCTGGCAGTTGTCACCAGCGACAACCCCAGAAACGAGGAGCCCATGGCCATCATCCAAGAGATTGTGAAGGGATTTCAAGGCACAAGGCTGAGCAGGATAGATGCTCATCAGAGCATAGATGTTCCTGCTTACACGATATTGGAGGACAGGCAAGAGGCCATAAGGTGGGCTGTGGGGCATGCCTGCCCAGGAGATGTGGTGCTCATAGCAGGCAAAGGCCATGAGAATTACCAGATTCTGGGCAACAAAAGAATACCCTTTGACGACAGGGAAGTTGCCAGAAGAGCTTTGCTGGAAAAGGGCCCATGA
- a CDS encoding penicillin-binding protein 2 produces MRNKRERQRRDWMRMRFLLLLALMSLGLAGVVFQSYRIQIHHGERLRQEVQRIYQREITVLPARGSIYDRNGEDLAISIPVDSIYARPGRLEDPVGTAKRLAPVLEMDSEVILKKLRQESPFVWLKRQVVPTVSARVRALGLPGVGIVQETRRFYPNLELGAHLLGFVGVDGQGLDGIEYQYDRLLRGETNRLVVDQDALGRPLASAEGLIVARKDGHNLVLTIHKEIQHCAEQRLQEGVEAAKAKGGVAVVMDPRTGEILAMATVPRFNPNTYLQYPKETLRNRCVADAYEPGSVFKPILVAAALEEKLWKPTDVLFCENGAYRVHDKVIHDVHHYGTLSLVGVIQKSSNIGAAKIGLSMGAERLYPYIRNFGFGRPSGVDIPGEASGLLRPPKWAPIELANISFGQGVAVTPLQLTNAFCALANGGRLMRPFVVKEILDAQGNTVERRAPQELGSVVSPETVRQITDMLMAVVSPDGTGAQAAVEGFQVAGKTGTAQKPDPRHGGYLKGKYLASFVGFAPAKAPRVCVLVALDEPQGNIYGGQVAAPVFREIVRDSLGILGIYPEEQFLAREKGRMTRGGASSTLQ; encoded by the coding sequence ATGAGAAACAAGCGAGAGCGGCAAAGGCGAGACTGGATGCGTATGAGGTTCCTGTTGCTACTGGCTTTAATGAGCCTGGGATTGGCGGGGGTGGTTTTTCAATCCTACAGGATACAGATCCATCACGGCGAGAGGCTTCGCCAGGAGGTGCAAAGGATCTATCAACGGGAGATAACTGTACTGCCTGCCCGAGGCAGCATCTATGATCGAAATGGGGAAGACCTGGCCATCAGCATACCCGTGGATTCCATTTATGCCAGACCAGGCCGTCTGGAAGACCCTGTAGGGACAGCTAAAAGATTGGCCCCTGTTCTTGAGATGGACAGTGAGGTCATTCTCAAGAAGCTTCGTCAGGAAAGCCCTTTTGTCTGGCTGAAACGGCAGGTTGTACCCACGGTGAGCGCAAGGGTAAGGGCCTTGGGCCTCCCGGGAGTAGGGATAGTGCAAGAAACCAGGCGTTTTTACCCTAATCTGGAGCTGGGGGCTCATCTTCTGGGGTTCGTGGGTGTGGACGGCCAGGGCCTGGATGGGATCGAGTATCAGTATGACCGATTGCTCAGGGGAGAGACCAACAGGCTGGTGGTGGATCAGGATGCCTTGGGAAGGCCGCTGGCCTCGGCAGAAGGGCTGATAGTGGCACGCAAAGACGGGCATAACTTGGTCTTGACCATACACAAAGAGATCCAGCACTGTGCCGAGCAGCGCCTTCAGGAGGGGGTTGAGGCGGCCAAGGCCAAAGGAGGCGTGGCCGTGGTCATGGATCCCAGGACAGGAGAGATCCTGGCCATGGCTACTGTTCCCCGTTTCAACCCCAACACGTACCTCCAATATCCCAAAGAGACCCTTAGAAACCGCTGTGTGGCAGATGCTTACGAGCCAGGCTCTGTTTTCAAGCCCATACTGGTGGCTGCAGCCCTGGAAGAAAAGCTCTGGAAGCCCACGGACGTTCTTTTCTGCGAAAACGGAGCTTACCGAGTCCACGACAAGGTTATTCACGATGTCCACCATTACGGCACACTGAGCCTAGTGGGTGTGATCCAAAAATCCAGTAATATCGGGGCAGCAAAGATTGGTCTATCCATGGGGGCCGAACGGCTCTATCCTTATATTCGGAACTTTGGCTTCGGGCGGCCCAGTGGAGTGGACATCCCTGGAGAGGCTTCAGGGCTCTTGAGGCCCCCTAAGTGGGCTCCCATAGAGCTGGCCAACATCTCTTTTGGCCAGGGGGTGGCTGTCACGCCCCTGCAGCTGACAAACGCCTTCTGTGCTTTGGCCAATGGCGGACGCCTGATGCGTCCGTTTGTGGTTAAAGAGATCCTCGACGCCCAGGGCAACACCGTGGAGCGCCGCGCCCCCCAGGAGTTGGGCTCCGTGGTGTCACCCGAGACGGTCCGCCAGATCACCGATATGCTCATGGCTGTGGTCTCCCCAGATGGCACTGGTGCACAGGCAGCCGTGGAAGGATTTCAGGTGGCTGGTAAGACCGGCACGGCCCAGAAGCCCGATCCACGTCACGGTGGCTATCTCAAGGGCAAATACCTGGCTTCTTTTGTGGGCTTCGCCCCGGCCAAGGCGCCTAGAGTGTGTGTGCTGGTGGCCTTGGATGAGCCTCAAGGAAACATTTATGGAGGCCAGGTTGCTGCCCCTGTGTTCAGGGAGATAGTGAGGGACTCCTTGGGCATTTTGGGAATCTACCCTGAGGAGCAGTTTTTGGCCCGTGAAAAGGGCCGGATGACTCGGGGAGGGGCCTCCTCGACCCTTCAGTAA
- the rsmH gene encoding 16S rRNA (cytosine(1402)-N(4))-methyltransferase RsmH — protein sequence MARQVITVGFYGSGVPIRSAMGLAPRRSSGSLRRVVKPRGLGGQSQSPAGNPGQLHVPVMAEEVARALNVGPQGGVFVDGTVGSGGHARIILERSSPSGQLIGIDKDPEALARAKQNLSCFKERVVLQRGNYADVRQILNEAGFLEVKGILLDLGASYEQLTSATRGFSFRGCGPLDMRFDPDDPITAHQIVNFWSENELRDLFRSKAQEPWAGRIARAIVRARPIQTTSQLAELVSRAVPPRSTRIHPATRVFQALRMEVNQELSNIARGLEAATRCLEPGGRLCVITYHSLEDKLVKSMMRDKASLQSPFRVITRKPMTPSAEEVKRNPSARSAKLRVLERTQECDAWIKGH from the coding sequence TTGGCCAGGCAGGTGATAACAGTGGGGTTTTATGGCTCTGGTGTTCCCATACGCTCTGCAATGGGGCTGGCCCCCAGGAGATCCTCCGGGAGCTTGAGACGGGTTGTGAAACCAAGAGGTCTGGGAGGTCAGAGCCAATCCCCGGCAGGGAATCCTGGGCAGCTCCATGTTCCGGTGATGGCAGAGGAGGTTGCAAGAGCACTCAATGTCGGGCCCCAGGGGGGTGTTTTCGTGGACGGGACGGTGGGTTCCGGTGGACATGCCAGGATAATCTTGGAGCGCAGTTCCCCCTCTGGGCAGCTAATAGGCATCGACAAGGATCCAGAGGCTCTTGCTCGGGCCAAGCAAAACCTGTCCTGTTTCAAGGAGCGGGTGGTGCTCCAAAGGGGAAATTACGCTGATGTACGGCAAATCCTAAACGAAGCTGGGTTCTTGGAGGTCAAGGGGATTCTGCTAGATCTGGGAGCCTCCTATGAGCAGCTCACCTCAGCCACAAGAGGTTTCTCCTTCAGGGGATGTGGTCCCCTTGACATGCGCTTTGATCCTGATGATCCCATCACGGCCCATCAGATAGTGAACTTCTGGTCAGAAAATGAGCTCAGGGATTTGTTCAGAAGCAAGGCACAGGAGCCTTGGGCTGGCAGAATAGCCAGGGCCATCGTACGGGCCAGGCCCATACAGACGACCAGCCAACTGGCTGAGCTGGTCTCCAGAGCCGTGCCCCCTCGCAGCACCCGCATTCATCCTGCCACCAGGGTGTTCCAGGCTCTGAGGATGGAGGTCAACCAAGAACTCTCCAATATCGCCAGGGGTTTGGAGGCAGCCACACGTTGCCTGGAGCCGGGCGGGAGGCTCTGTGTCATCACTTATCACTCCTTGGAGGACAAGCTGGTCAAGTCCATGATGAGAGACAAGGCATCTCTCCAAAGCCCCTTTAGAGTCATCACCCGAAAGCCCATGACCCCTTCTGCAGAGGAGGTGAAGAGAAACCCAAGTGCCAGAAGCGCCAAGCTCAGGGTCTTGGAAAGAACCCAGGAGTGTGACGCCTGGATCAAGGGCCATTGA
- the mraZ gene encoding division/cell wall cluster transcriptional repressor MraZ, whose amino-acid sequence MFRGRYTHAIDPKGRVSIPSKFREVISGRNDQAFMITNDLDPCLVAYPMEEWMEMEQRLQTLPSFVPETVQFRRFFISGAQECPLDRQGRILIPANLREYAQLGREALFVGLLEKFEIWSPQLWKPKPENVERMRTVLAQYLP is encoded by the coding sequence ATGTTTCGAGGCCGCTACACTCATGCCATAGACCCCAAGGGAAGGGTGAGCATACCCTCCAAGTTCCGGGAGGTGATAAGCGGCCGAAATGATCAAGCCTTCATGATCACCAATGATCTGGATCCTTGTCTCGTGGCGTACCCCATGGAGGAGTGGATGGAGATGGAACAGAGACTCCAGACCCTTCCCAGCTTTGTACCCGAGACAGTTCAATTTCGCAGATTCTTCATCTCCGGGGCTCAGGAATGCCCTCTGGACCGCCAGGGCAGGATCCTCATCCCGGCTAACCTACGTGAATATGCCCAGTTGGGCCGTGAGGCCCTCTTCGTGGGGCTGCTGGAGAAATTTGAGATCTGGTCTCCGCAGCTCTGGAAACCCAAGCCGGAGAACGTGGAGCGGATGCGCACCGTGCTTGCTCAGTACTTGCCATGA